The DNA sequence AGCATGTCGCTGCCGCTCATGTTCTTCATCCAGCTCGCGCGCGGGCTGACGCCGACCGAGTCCGCACTCCTGCTCGTGCCGATGGCGCTCCTGACAGGCATCCTCGCCCCGTTCGCGGGCAAGCTCCTGGATCGCACCGACCCGCGCTTCCTGCTCGTGCCGGGTTTGCTCATGGTCTCGCTCTCGCTGTTCTGGTACGCCGCGCTCATGAACGTCGACACCCCGCTCTGGCTTTTCCTGCTGCCCTCGGCCCTCATGGGCATCGGCAACGCCGGCATGTGGGGACCGCTGGCGACGACGGCGACCCGCAATCTGCCGATGGCGCAGGCGGGCGCCGGCGCGGGCATCTACAACACGACGCGGACGATCGGATCGGTCCTGGGTTCGGCGGCGATCGCGGCGTTCATGCAGAGCCGCCTGGAGGCGAACCTCCCCGGGGCGGGCGACGCCGCCGGCGCGTTCGGCGACGCGGGGCTGCCCGCCTTCGTGATCGACGGGTTCTCGACGGCGATGGCGCAGGCGATCCTGTTGCCCGCCGCGGTCATCCTCATCGGTGTGGTCGCCGTGCTGTTCCTGCGGCGGCCACGCGCCGCGAGCGCGGCCGACTGGCACGCGCAGAACGCCGAGGCGGCGCCGGATGCCGCTCCTGCGGCGTCAGCGACGACGTAGCGTTCGGCTCACACGTCGGGGTCGAACGGATCGATCGGGGCGTGGTGGTCGAAGGCCTCCACGCCGCGCCGCCAGTACCCGCTGACCTGCGCCTGCGCGGGACCGAGGCCCAGAGCGCGCCGCAGGTGCCGGCGCACCGGGACGAGTCCGGCGGCCTCGCCCGCGGCCCAGACGAAGACCCCTTCGCCGATCGGCGGAAGCGCGGCGATCACGGACGCTCCGGACGGATCCGGGGGGAGGGTGTGCACGCGGATGCCGGGGGCCGCGGCATCAGCATCGAGATAGTCCTGCACCCACCGCCCGTCGCCGTGCACCGAAGCGATCACATCGACCGGGATCCCGACCGGGATGCCGCGTACCCACCGGCTGGCGGACGGCAGTGAGGTCTCATCGCAGATCAGCACCAGGCCGTCGATGCCCTGCGGTGCTCGGCGCGATCCGCGCGGTCCGACCAGCACGAGCCGGTCGCCCGGCCGCGCGCCTTCCGCCCACGCCGACGCCGGTCCCGGGTCGGGGTGCACGAAGAAGTCCAGGTCGACCTCGACCCCGTCGGCGGTCGTCCGCGGGAGCGGTGTGAAGTCGCGCGCGATCGAGGCCCGGTCCGGGCGGACGATGCCGTCCTCCCCGGGGCCGGTCGGCGTGGGCGCGACGAGTTCGCCGGTGGCGGCATCCGGGAAATACACCCGCACGTGGTCGGCGGGACCCGTGCTGGTGAAGTCCGCGAAATCGGGACCG is a window from the Microbacterium lacus genome containing:
- a CDS encoding siderophore-interacting protein; translation: MSEDRFAREGGRNRFTARAATVLRVERVAPPIVRVTVSGPDFADFTSTGPADHVRVYFPDAATGELVAPTPTGPGEDGIVRPDRASIARDFTPLPRTTADGVEVDLDFFVHPDPGPASAWAEGARPGDRLVLVGPRGSRRAPQGIDGLVLICDETSLPSASRWVRGIPVGIPVDVIASVHGDGRWVQDYLDADAAAPGIRVHTLPPDPSGASVIAALPPIGEGVFVWAAGEAAGLVPVRRHLRRALGLGPAQAQVSGYWRRGVEAFDHHAPIDPFDPDV